From a region of the Halanaerobium hydrogeniformans genome:
- a CDS encoding metal ABC transporter permease, with protein sequence MIIYTILERNINRIMGAIAYLFSLLPGGLGAPFEYQFMQRALLTAILVGVVCGILSNFIILKKWALLGDSISHAVLPGVAFAYLLNLPFAVGAFVAGIIAAGSMSFIEINSRIKEDTAMGIILTSFFAAGVIIISRIATSTHLMHILFGNVLGVQMDTLILTVIISFITLFFVKIYFHELLIYTFDPIQSSALGFNRLFFHYGLMFLITMTIVASLETVGIILVVAMLITPGATAYLLSDRLSVMILISASIGFISSIVGLYLSFIYNIASGASIVIIMSIIFLVTLIISPKYGILNLGKKLQIS encoded by the coding sequence ATGATTATATATACAATTTTAGAAAGAAATATAAATAGAATAATGGGAGCTATTGCTTATCTATTTAGCCTGCTTCCAGGTGGTTTAGGAGCTCCTTTTGAATATCAATTTATGCAGAGAGCCTTATTAACTGCTATTTTGGTGGGGGTTGTTTGTGGTATTTTGTCCAATTTTATTATTTTAAAAAAATGGGCTCTACTTGGCGATTCAATTAGCCATGCGGTTTTACCTGGAGTAGCTTTTGCCTATTTGCTAAATCTTCCCTTTGCAGTTGGTGCTTTTGTTGCTGGTATTATTGCAGCAGGGAGTATGTCATTTATTGAGATTAATAGCCGCATTAAAGAAGATACAGCAATGGGGATTATATTAACCAGTTTTTTTGCTGCTGGTGTTATAATAATCAGTAGAATAGCAACTTCAACCCACTTAATGCATATACTATTTGGTAATGTACTTGGAGTGCAGATGGATACTTTGATTTTGACAGTAATTATCAGTTTTATAACATTATTTTTTGTTAAAATCTATTTTCATGAATTATTGATTTACACATTTGATCCGATACAATCATCGGCTTTAGGCTTTAATAGATTATTTTTTCATTATGGTTTAATGTTTTTGATAACTATGACAATTGTAGCTAGTTTAGAAACAGTGGGTATAATATTAGTGGTTGCAATGCTTATTACACCTGGAGCCACTGCATATTTATTATCAGATAGATTGTCAGTTATGATATTAATCTCAGCTTCAATTGGCTTTATATCATCTATTGTAGGTCTTTATCTATCTTTTATATATAATATTGCTTCAGGTGCTTCAATAGTTATAATTATGTCGATAATTTTCTTAGTTACCTTGATTATTTCTCCTAAATATGGCATCCTTAACTTAGGCAAAAAACTTCAGATTAGCTAA
- a CDS encoding electron transfer flavoprotein subunit alpha/FixB family protein has translation MAAKNELLILAEYSQDKIHPVVFELLNKGKELADKADLTLSVLILLPEKVDLSELIFHGAEKVYYIEDSAFAYPDEFLYKENILSFLKEHQVDIILTGASNFGRSLAPRIAAGLKTGLTADCTALDIDEEGNLVQIRPAFSEKILAHIKSDTRPQMATIRYQEFKKGSTDKTRQGEIIACQLKRNENPNLKQIKKLSNKEINIAEADIIVAGGSGVKNTEDFKLLKKLADLLGGQLAASRDVVDAGLIAKEYQVGYSGQRVKPKLYFAFGISGAPQHLAGMKEADTIIAVNTDPSAPIFNLADYGIVADLYQIIPEFIEMLKK, from the coding sequence ATGGCAGCTAAAAACGAATTATTAATTCTGGCAGAATACAGTCAGGATAAAATACACCCGGTAGTATTTGAACTTTTAAATAAGGGGAAAGAACTGGCAGATAAGGCTGATTTAACACTTTCAGTACTAATTTTGCTTCCGGAAAAAGTAGATTTATCTGAATTGATTTTTCATGGAGCAGAAAAGGTTTACTATATTGAAGACTCCGCTTTTGCCTATCCAGACGAATTTTTGTATAAAGAAAATATTTTAAGTTTTTTAAAGGAGCATCAGGTTGATATCATTTTAACAGGAGCTAGTAATTTTGGCCGTTCACTGGCTCCAAGAATTGCTGCTGGACTTAAAACAGGATTGACCGCTGATTGTACCGCCTTAGATATTGATGAAGAAGGTAATTTGGTACAAATCAGACCTGCTTTTAGTGAAAAAATTCTGGCCCATATTAAATCTGATACCAGACCACAGATGGCAACAATTCGCTATCAAGAATTTAAAAAAGGTAGTACAGATAAAACAAGACAGGGAGAAATAATAGCCTGTCAGCTAAAAAGAAATGAAAATCCTAATTTAAAGCAGATAAAAAAATTGAGTAATAAAGAAATTAATATTGCAGAAGCAGATATTATTGTAGCTGGTGGAAGCGGGGTAAAAAATACAGAAGATTTTAAACTACTTAAAAAACTGGCAGACCTGCTGGGTGGTCAACTTGCTGCTTCCCGTGATGTTGTAGATGCGGGGCTTATAGCAAAAGAATATCAGGTTGGATATAGTGGACAGCGGGTAAAACCAAAACTTTATTTTGCCTTCGGTATTTCTGGCGCCCCTCAACATTTAGCAGGGATGAAAGAAGCAGATACTATTATTGCAGTTAATACTGATCCTTCTGCACCAATTTTTAATCTTGCTGATTATGGAATAGTAGCTGATCTGTATCAAATAATACCAGAGTTTATAGAGATGCTTAAAAAATAA
- a CDS encoding NAD(P)/FAD-dependent oxidoreductase, with amino-acid sequence MKVDLIIIGAGPAGLFTAIQAASKNKNILILEKKPTPAKKLLITGSGQCNLTQAGDISDFFAHYGENSDFLKGSLYSFDNLALLRFFRKRGIEFETREGSKIFPKSGKAKDILEVLVKEIKNLGIKIKYNQQVKELSCDQKTNVFKVSTSTQNYFADFVVVAAGGKSYPTTGSTGDAYKFASSLGHSIKKVKPALTPVKIKNYKFSELAGISLSNIELSLWRDNNLIKRWTGDLLFTHQGLSGPAILNYSRYIKKGDLIKVHLVDKKNEALLDKLLIEKINNYGNRLFKNVLKDFEIPNRLADILIKISKIDQAKKAAQITKNERKRILKLLYGLSLEVEDLGSFKEAMVTKGGVNLKEIDPSTMESKLKNGLFVVGEALDIDGDTGGYNLQAAFSTAYLAGRKIAKS; translated from the coding sequence ATGAAAGTTGATCTTATAATTATAGGAGCTGGACCTGCAGGTCTTTTTACTGCTATACAGGCAGCTTCTAAAAACAAAAATATTTTAATACTTGAAAAAAAACCTACTCCCGCTAAAAAATTATTGATTACCGGTTCTGGTCAGTGTAATTTAACTCAGGCTGGCGATATTAGTGATTTTTTTGCCCACTATGGAGAAAATAGTGATTTTCTAAAAGGTTCACTATATAGTTTTGATAATCTAGCCCTACTTAGATTTTTTAGAAAAAGAGGAATAGAATTTGAAACACGGGAAGGTTCAAAAATCTTTCCTAAATCCGGTAAGGCAAAAGATATTCTTGAGGTCTTAGTAAAAGAAATTAAAAATTTAGGGATAAAAATAAAATATAATCAGCAGGTTAAGGAATTAAGTTGTGATCAAAAAACTAATGTTTTTAAAGTTAGTACTTCAACCCAAAATTATTTTGCTGATTTTGTAGTTGTTGCTGCCGGTGGAAAATCTTATCCTACTACAGGCTCAACCGGAGATGCTTATAAATTTGCCAGTTCTCTGGGCCACAGCATTAAAAAAGTCAAACCAGCTTTAACTCCGGTTAAGATCAAAAACTATAAATTTTCTGAACTGGCAGGAATCTCACTTAGTAATATAGAACTTTCACTCTGGAGAGATAATAATCTAATAAAAAGATGGACTGGAGATTTACTCTTTACCCATCAGGGTTTATCTGGGCCTGCTATTTTAAATTATTCACGCTATATTAAAAAAGGAGACCTTATAAAGGTTCACCTGGTTGATAAAAAAAATGAAGCTCTTTTAGATAAATTATTAATTGAAAAGATCAATAACTATGGTAATCGACTCTTTAAAAATGTGCTCAAAGACTTCGAAATTCCTAATAGACTTGCTGATATTCTTATTAAAATCTCAAAAATAGATCAAGCTAAAAAAGCGGCTCAAATAACTAAAAATGAGCGAAAAAGAATTCTTAAACTGCTTTATGGCCTTTCTTTAGAAGTAGAAGATCTAGGGTCTTTTAAAGAAGCAATGGTAACAAAAGGTGGAGTTAATTTAAAAGAAATTGATCCTTCAACAATGGAATCAAAACTCAAAAATGGCCTTTTTGTAGTTGGAGAAGCACTTGATATTGATGGAGACACAGGCGGTTATAATTTACAGGCAGCTTTTTCTACAGCTTATCTTGCTGGAAGGAAAATAGCAAAAAGCTGA
- a CDS encoding mechanosensitive ion channel family protein, producing the protein MAEKHRVDVNDNLKARKIHTQYNILEKVITVIIIFFAISAALMTFESIQKFGISLFASAGVASIIIGFSAQKIIASIIAGIQLAVAQPIRVDDVVIVEGEWGWIEEINLTYVVVKIWDQRRLVVPTTYFIENTFQNWTRKTSSILGTVFLYTDYTVPIDEIRKELDRLLEDNELWNNQVKVIQVTDATEKSMQLRILVSADDSPTAWELRVFLREHLIKFIKENYPESLPKTRVEFPNKSKSPTAEQQ; encoded by the coding sequence ATGGCAGAAAAACATAGGGTAGATGTTAATGACAATTTAAAAGCCCGAAAAATCCATACTCAGTATAATATATTAGAAAAAGTTATTACAGTAATAATAATCTTTTTTGCAATATCTGCTGCCTTAATGACCTTTGAATCGATCCAGAAATTCGGAATAAGTCTTTTTGCATCCGCTGGTGTGGCCAGTATTATCATAGGTTTTTCTGCTCAAAAAATAATTGCTTCCATCATTGCCGGTATTCAACTTGCAGTAGCTCAACCAATCAGGGTAGATGATGTTGTGATAGTTGAAGGTGAATGGGGTTGGATTGAAGAAATTAATTTAACCTATGTTGTGGTTAAAATCTGGGATCAGAGAAGACTCGTTGTTCCAACAACTTATTTTATAGAAAATACTTTTCAAAACTGGACCCGCAAAACTTCCTCTATTCTGGGAACTGTTTTCCTTTATACTGATTATACAGTTCCGATTGATGAGATCAGAAAAGAACTTGATAGGTTATTAGAAGATAATGAGCTCTGGAATAATCAGGTTAAGGTGATTCAGGTAACTGATGCAACTGAAAAATCGATGCAGCTTAGAATTTTAGTTAGTGCTGATGATTCTCCAACAGCCTGGGAGTTAAGGGTCTTTTTAAGAGAACATTTAATTAAATTTATCAAAGAAAATTATCCAGAAAGCCTCCCCAAAACAAGGGTAGAATTCCCAAACAAAAGCAAATCACCTACAGCTGAACAGCAATAG
- a CDS encoding DUF4870 domain-containing protein yields the protein MAEKNTVLGIDENLEALLCYVLGWITGIVFLFLEKENEYVRFHAMQSLVTFLALFVITIVIGWIPILGWLVSFLISILGLVLWLILMVKAYQGQLYKLPYAGDFAEEQLSKMKKSKKEESSDDQ from the coding sequence ATGGCTGAAAAGAATACTGTTTTAGGTATTGATGAAAATCTTGAGGCTCTGCTGTGCTATGTACTGGGGTGGATTACCGGAATTGTGTTTTTGTTTTTAGAAAAAGAAAACGAATATGTAAGATTTCATGCTATGCAGTCATTGGTAACCTTTCTAGCTCTATTTGTAATTACTATAGTAATCGGTTGGATTCCTATTTTAGGCTGGCTTGTTTCATTTCTAATTTCTATTTTAGGTCTGGTGCTCTGGCTAATATTAATGGTTAAGGCCTATCAGGGCCAACTTTATAAACTACCATATGCTGGTGATTTTGCTGAGGAGCAGCTTTCAAAGATGAAAAAATCTAAAAAAGAAGAAAGTTCTGATGATCAATAA
- a CDS encoding metal ABC transporter solute-binding protein, Zn/Mn family yields the protein MLKNKKHITIIFLVSLLSLLIVSGVQAKEKPVVVSSFTVLADAVDQVAGDNIDHRVIAPVGAEVHEWELVPENFVALEEADLFFYNGLEIEEWLPQAESALQSGSKAVAVAENIDVDLLAILLGDYEGSDDPHVWMDPLKYAKYIEVIRDELIEIDPKNKVEYEMNAANYIAEIWNLHAELTNSLRELPEERRVLITSEAAFLYFADRYNFSHDAVWGSNSEEEGTPAQILRVTEIINETQPGAIFYESTISDRHVRAVSDDTGSEVFGPLYVDSLGESGGEAGNYIDMMRVNVELILEALNY from the coding sequence ATGTTAAAAAATAAAAAACATATAACAATAATATTTCTTGTTTCATTGCTTAGTCTTTTAATCGTTTCTGGCGTTCAGGCAAAAGAAAAACCTGTAGTTGTTTCAAGTTTTACTGTACTTGCAGATGCAGTAGATCAGGTTGCTGGAGATAATATTGATCATCGAGTAATAGCTCCGGTTGGGGCTGAAGTCCACGAATGGGAATTAGTGCCTGAAAATTTTGTGGCTTTAGAAGAAGCAGATCTTTTCTTCTATAATGGTCTAGAAATTGAAGAGTGGCTTCCCCAGGCAGAATCTGCACTGCAGTCTGGTTCGAAAGCTGTAGCTGTTGCTGAAAACATTGATGTAGATTTATTAGCTATTTTATTAGGTGATTATGAAGGTAGTGATGATCCTCATGTTTGGATGGATCCCTTGAAATATGCTAAATATATTGAAGTAATAAGAGATGAATTAATAGAAATAGATCCTAAAAATAAAGTTGAATATGAGATGAATGCTGCAAATTATATTGCAGAGATTTGGAATCTTCATGCAGAATTAACTAATAGTTTAAGAGAGTTACCTGAAGAAAGAAGGGTTTTAATTACATCTGAAGCAGCATTCCTGTATTTTGCAGATAGATATAATTTTAGTCATGATGCTGTCTGGGGTAGTAATTCAGAAGAAGAAGGAACTCCGGCCCAAATACTAAGGGTTACAGAAATAATCAATGAAACCCAGCCTGGTGCAATATTTTACGAGAGTACAATTTCAGATAGACATGTCAGAGCAGTATCTGATGATACTGGTAGTGAAGTATTTGGACCATTATATGTGGATTCACTGGGCGAGTCTGGTGGAGAGGCTGGAAATTACATTGATATGATGAGAGTAAATGTTGAACTTATTTTAGAGGCTTTAAATTATTAG
- a CDS encoding electron transfer flavoprotein subunit beta/FixA family protein, which translates to MHIIVLIKQVPEMDKVLFDSEKGRVDRKSAGVEVNPFDLNALETAVGIKEKTGAEISVLSMGPSRAEEALKEAVARGADNAYLLNDQQFAGADTIATSASLAAAVETIGDYDLIIAGEMSVDGDTAQVGPQTAEFLNINHAAYVSELISVEEDEIEIKTSLWQANYSKTFTYPLLITVTKDINTPRLPSFKDKMKARKAEVKLLTFEDIKNKVKIDEVGFKGSPTWVDNIVVPEEISRKTKVFTEEEKESAYKKIKELLIEKNLMED; encoded by the coding sequence TTGCATATTATTGTCCTTATAAAACAGGTTCCCGAAATGGATAAAGTATTATTTGATTCTGAAAAGGGGAGAGTTGATAGAAAATCAGCCGGGGTAGAGGTAAATCCCTTTGATTTAAATGCCCTGGAAACTGCAGTAGGAATTAAAGAAAAAACAGGGGCAGAAATTAGTGTTTTGAGTATGGGACCATCTAGAGCAGAAGAAGCACTTAAAGAGGCAGTAGCCAGAGGTGCAGATAATGCTTATCTTTTAAATGATCAACAATTTGCAGGGGCTGATACTATTGCTACCTCAGCCAGCCTGGCAGCAGCAGTAGAAACTATCGGTGATTATGATCTTATAATTGCTGGAGAGATGAGTGTAGATGGTGATACTGCTCAAGTAGGTCCCCAGACTGCCGAGTTTTTAAATATAAACCATGCAGCCTATGTGAGCGAATTAATCTCTGTAGAAGAAGACGAGATAGAGATTAAAACCTCACTCTGGCAGGCTAATTACAGCAAAACTTTTACTTATCCCTTATTAATTACAGTAACCAAAGATATCAATACACCTCGTTTACCTTCTTTTAAAGATAAAATGAAGGCTAGAAAGGCTGAGGTCAAGCTCTTAACTTTTGAAGATATTAAAAACAAAGTTAAAATAGATGAGGTTGGATTTAAAGGTTCACCGACCTGGGTGGATAATATAGTAGTGCCTGAAGAAATAAGTAGAAAAACTAAAGTTTTTACAGAAGAAGAAAAAGAAAGTGCCTATAAAAAAATAAAAGAATTATTAATTGAAAAAAATTTGATGGAGGATTAA
- a CDS encoding metal ABC transporter ATP-binding protein codes for MTINQLAVEAKAVSASYSGAKEPILYDVNLELPQGNFIALIGPNGAGKSTLFKLLVGLKKPEQGSIRLNGDTVKAHRKKQKISYIPQEGELDWDFPILVKDVIKTGLFGKRNYSLFDKLLRFNLYKKEELQKIDEVLELVDLKNKKNSPIKSLSGGQKKRVFLARALIQNAEILLLDEPLTGVDQQSEEIIMDLLKKGAADGKTILMASHDIAATREYADLAILINKTIIKVGDPDELITKEWIKEVFGKSLHYL; via the coding sequence ATGACAATTAATCAATTGGCAGTTGAAGCTAAAGCTGTATCTGCAAGTTATTCCGGAGCTAAAGAGCCAATATTATATGATGTTAATTTAGAACTTCCCCAAGGTAATTTTATAGCACTTATCGGCCCCAATGGGGCCGGTAAGTCCACCTTGTTTAAGCTGCTTGTCGGTTTAAAAAAACCTGAGCAAGGCTCTATTAGACTAAACGGTGATACCGTTAAAGCTCATAGAAAAAAGCAAAAAATTTCCTATATACCTCAAGAAGGTGAGTTAGACTGGGATTTCCCAATCCTGGTCAAAGATGTTATTAAAACTGGTCTTTTTGGCAAACGTAATTATTCTCTCTTTGATAAACTTTTAAGATTTAATTTATACAAAAAAGAAGAGCTTCAAAAGATTGATGAAGTTTTAGAATTAGTAGACCTTAAGAATAAAAAGAATTCACCAATAAAATCACTTTCAGGAGGTCAAAAGAAAAGAGTATTTTTAGCTCGAGCTCTAATCCAGAATGCAGAGATACTTCTTTTAGATGAACCATTAACTGGAGTTGATCAACAGTCTGAAGAGATAATAATGGACTTATTAAAAAAAGGAGCAGCTGATGGTAAAACTATTTTAATGGCATCACATGATATTGCTGCTACTAGAGAATATGCAGATTTAGCAATATTGATAAATAAGACGATTATCAAGGTTGGAGATCCAGATGAATTGATTACTAAAGAGTGGATAAAAGAAGTTTTCGGTAAGAGTTTGCATTATTTATAA
- a CDS encoding FAD-binding oxidoreductase — MKKEVINDLIKIVGDKWVDQNPERVLSYSRESTNDNYSLVAPEPIAGSVVVKAADAEDISQILKYANQKKINVIARGAGTALSANTIPAQESIILSLERLNKILELDEENMLLKCEAAVSLGDLNERLKSNDHLYFPLHPGDEGAQVGGMAAMNAGGVRAVKHGIMRNQVLGMEVVLPTGEIVNYGGSEGKLLKNNAGYDLMQLMIGSEGTLGIITQVCLKLYPEPKANGTLIVAFDSREDAFASVPAILKKGIIPMALEYVEKDEIELAAADIGKKWPAQNGKYFLMIMLAEAEEDDLFEIGAQIDQITAEHNAVDMLIAQTSAERKAILDIRSHILPAISDKIIDSPDVTVPRSKLCEYLNILNELEEKYNTRCPVVAHAGDGNLHVIILKEDGSKPDYYESLKKDIYQNAVDIGGTITGEHGVGEMRLEYLKMMYSERELEIMEKIKDAFDPNDILNSGKSIIRK; from the coding sequence ATGAAGAAAGAAGTTATTAATGATTTAATTAAGATTGTTGGTGATAAATGGGTAGATCAAAACCCGGAAAGGGTTTTATCATACAGCAGAGAAAGTACAAATGACAATTACTCGCTGGTAGCTCCTGAACCAATTGCAGGTTCGGTTGTTGTGAAAGCTGCTGATGCAGAAGATATTTCTCAAATTTTAAAATATGCCAATCAAAAAAAGATCAATGTAATAGCAAGAGGTGCAGGTACTGCACTTTCTGCAAATACAATTCCTGCTCAAGAAAGCATTATTTTATCTTTAGAAAGATTAAATAAAATTTTAGAATTAGATGAAGAAAATATGCTTTTAAAATGTGAAGCTGCTGTTAGTTTGGGTGATTTAAATGAAAGATTAAAAAGTAATGATCACCTTTATTTTCCCCTCCATCCTGGTGATGAAGGAGCTCAGGTAGGTGGAATGGCTGCTATGAATGCCGGTGGAGTAAGAGCTGTTAAACATGGTATTATGCGCAATCAGGTATTGGGAATGGAAGTTGTTCTACCAACAGGCGAAATAGTTAATTATGGTGGTAGTGAGGGAAAATTGTTAAAAAACAATGCCGGTTATGATTTGATGCAGTTGATGATAGGTAGTGAGGGTACTCTGGGGATTATTACTCAGGTATGCTTAAAGCTTTATCCGGAGCCAAAAGCAAATGGAACTTTAATTGTTGCCTTTGACAGCCGAGAAGATGCCTTTGCTTCAGTACCAGCCATTTTAAAAAAGGGAATTATTCCGATGGCTCTGGAATATGTAGAAAAAGATGAAATAGAATTGGCAGCAGCTGATATCGGCAAAAAATGGCCTGCCCAAAATGGCAAATATTTTTTAATGATAATGCTGGCTGAAGCAGAAGAAGATGATCTTTTTGAGATAGGAGCTCAGATTGATCAAATTACTGCTGAACATAATGCGGTTGATATGTTAATTGCTCAGACTTCAGCTGAACGTAAAGCTATTCTGGATATTAGAAGCCATATTTTACCTGCAATCTCTGATAAAATTATCGATAGTCCGGATGTAACAGTACCGAGGAGTAAGCTCTGTGAATATTTAAATATTTTAAATGAACTTGAAGAAAAATATAATACTCGATGTCCTGTTGTGGCCCATGCCGGAGATGGTAATTTACATGTGATTATTTTAAAAGAAGATGGTTCTAAACCAGATTATTATGAAAGCTTAAAAAAGGATATCTATCAGAATGCTGTGGATATTGGAGGAACGATTACCGGTGAACACGGAGTTGGAGAAATGCGTTTAGAATATTTAAAAATGATGTACTCAGAGAGAGAGCTAGAAATCATGGAAAAAATAAAAGATGCCTTTGACCCGAATGATATCTTAAATTCAGGTAAAAGCATCATCAGAAAATAA
- a CDS encoding DDE-type integrase/transposase/recombinase — MFSRKIPNFLLKPIMNFVLLTYLFFARLFQVDFEPNNKLDDSYTKFNSFDDPQPIIEYNQVDYRDILAEAEKNGETIQPVNRNKPLTVKVEECSQCGAPKKYLYSFGHDPDGYQKFQCKLCKHQWAPKKPKKPKNHPTYRCPFCNYALAKEKKRKHFTKYKCRNDDCSKWKNEHKRYRYRAYNFDINKLELSRPDKEPVNLDHSHYGNFTISKAIDFYVSLGLSLRQAERALKLAYGVSPSAQTIQNWTVSLAYRLAPKINELDLPLSGIVAVDETYIKIKGSWHYLFTAIDGENGCVIAQHLSKNRDAKGAITILKRIIDQYQDQKFVLVTDMAPIYRAAVHAAKVFLKTNIDHKQLKGLFANDDNSDEIYRPYKNIIERFFGTYKAHYKRHKSFSSFDGALTHITLYQLYFNYLKPHSSFNDKPPLIVEGARGQPIESWAQLIRWITKTDR, encoded by the coding sequence ATGTTTTCTCGAAAAATACCTAATTTCCTGCTTAAACCTATCATGAATTTTGTTCTTTTGACCTATCTTTTTTTCGCCAGACTTTTCCAGGTTGATTTTGAACCCAATAATAAACTCGATGATAGTTATACTAAATTTAACAGTTTTGATGACCCACAACCTATTATAGAATATAATCAGGTTGACTATCGCGATATTCTAGCTGAAGCTGAAAAAAATGGTGAAACTATTCAGCCTGTTAATCGCAATAAACCTCTAACTGTAAAGGTTGAGGAGTGCTCTCAATGTGGAGCTCCCAAAAAATATCTCTACAGTTTCGGTCATGATCCAGATGGATACCAAAAGTTCCAGTGTAAACTCTGTAAACATCAGTGGGCTCCTAAGAAACCTAAAAAACCTAAGAACCACCCTACATATCGCTGTCCTTTCTGCAACTATGCTCTTGCTAAAGAGAAAAAGCGCAAGCATTTTACCAAGTATAAATGCCGCAATGATGACTGTTCTAAATGGAAAAATGAACATAAGCGTTATCGCTACAGAGCCTATAATTTTGATATCAATAAGCTTGAACTTTCCAGACCTGATAAAGAACCTGTTAACCTTGATCATTCTCACTATGGAAACTTTACCATCTCTAAGGCTATTGACTTTTATGTCAGTCTTGGTCTTTCTTTAAGACAGGCTGAAAGAGCTCTTAAACTTGCCTATGGTGTTTCACCTTCAGCTCAAACCATCCAAAATTGGACTGTCTCTTTAGCTTACAGACTTGCTCCTAAAATCAATGAGCTTGATCTGCCTTTATCTGGTATTGTTGCTGTTGATGAAACATATATTAAAATAAAAGGCAGCTGGCATTATCTTTTTACTGCCATAGATGGTGAAAATGGCTGTGTTATCGCTCAGCATCTTTCTAAAAATCGCGACGCTAAAGGTGCAATAACCATTTTAAAAAGAATAATCGACCAATATCAAGACCAAAAATTTGTTCTAGTTACTGATATGGCTCCAATTTACAGAGCTGCTGTCCATGCTGCTAAAGTGTTTTTGAAAACCAATATTGACCACAAACAACTTAAGGGGCTATTTGCTAACGATGATAACTCAGATGAAATTTACAGACCTTATAAAAACATCATTGAAAGGTTTTTCGGTACTTATAAAGCCCATTACAAACGCCATAAAAGCTTTAGCTCTTTTGATGGTGCACTTACTCATATAACTCTTTATCAGCTCTATTTTAATTATTTAAAACCTCATAGTTCCTTTAATGATAAACCACCACTGATAGTGGAAGGAGCAAGAGGTCAGCCTATCGAATCCTGGGCCCAACTTATCAGATGGATCACCAAAACTGATAGGTAA
- a CDS encoding peptidylprolyl isomerase, whose amino-acid sequence MDKNPEVKIILNNGEEIKLELYPEQAENTVNNFIDLAEKDYYNGLKFHRVIKGFMIQGGCPEGTGTGNPGYAIKGEFASNGYDNDLSHTRGVISMARSQNPNSAGSQFFIVHQNAPHLDGQYAAFGEVIEGMDAVDKIADVKTDARDMPLEDQIIEKVEVELFGQEYDAPEKV is encoded by the coding sequence GTGGATAAAAATCCAGAAGTAAAAATTATATTAAATAATGGTGAAGAAATTAAATTAGAATTATATCCTGAACAGGCAGAAAATACCGTCAATAATTTTATCGACCTGGCAGAAAAAGATTATTATAATGGTCTTAAATTTCATCGGGTTATCAAAGGTTTTATGATTCAGGGAGGTTGTCCAGAAGGAACTGGCACAGGCAATCCAGGTTATGCAATTAAAGGTGAATTTGCCAGTAATGGTTATGATAATGATTTAAGTCATACAAGAGGAGTTATTTCGATGGCCCGCAGCCAAAATCCTAATTCTGCAGGGTCTCAGTTTTTTATAGTTCATCAGAATGCTCCCCACTTAGATGGTCAGTATGCAGCTTTTGGTGAAGTAATTGAAGGTATGGATGCAGTTGATAAAATAGCTGATGTCAAAACAGATGCTCGTGATATGCCTTTAGAAGATCAGATTATTGAAAAGGTTGAAGTAGAATTATTTGGCCAGGAATATGATGCTCCAGAAAAAGTATAA